In Grus americana isolate bGruAme1 chromosome 4, bGruAme1.mat, whole genome shotgun sequence, one genomic interval encodes:
- the NPY2R gene encoding neuropeptide Y receptor type 2 codes for MGPLEAVGEENQTDEMKMELFTKLYLPRYTTPLNELALDPKPELKDSTTLVEVQIILIFAYCSIILLGVIGNSLVIHVIIKFKSMRTVTNFFIANLAVADLLVNTLCLPFTLVYTLLGEWKLGPVLCHLVPYAQALAVHVSTVTLTVIALDRHRCIVYHLESKISKRISFLIIGVAWAVSALLASPLAIFREYSLIEIIPDFKIVVCSEKWPGEGQLNYGTIYSVSMLLIQYVLPLVVISYAYARIWTKLKNHVSPGAGNDHYHHRRRKTTKMLVCVVVVFAVSWLPFHTFQLVSDIDSQVLDLKEYKLIYTVFHVIAMCSTFANPLLYGWMNNNYRTAFLTAFQCEQRLDSIHPEVSTAFKARKKLEAKRIQFPGDSFTQPTNV; via the coding sequence ATGGGGCCCCTGGAAGCAGTAGGCGAAGAAAACCAGacagatgaaatgaaaatggagCTGTTCACCAAGCTGTACTTGCCAAGATACACCACACCGCTCAACGAATTGGCTCTGGACCCTAAACCGGAACTGAAGGACAGCACAACGCTCGTTGAAGTGCAGATAATCCTCATCTTTGCTTACTGCTCCATCATCCTGCTAGGGGTGATCGGGAACTCCCTTGTGATCCACGTGATCATCAAGTTCAAAAGCATGCGCACAGTAACTAACTTCTTCATTGCCAACCTGGCTGTGGCTGACCTGCTGGTGAATACATTGTGCCTGCCCTTCACTCTCGTTTACACGCTGCTGGGTGAATGGAAACTGGGCCCGGTCTTGTGCCACCTTGTGCCCTATGCCCAGGCTCTTGCTGTGCATGTGTCTACCGTTACTTTGACTGTGATTGCTTTGGATCGGCATCGCTGCATTGTCTACCACTTGGAAAGCAAAATCTCTAAGCGGATCAGCTTCCTGATTATAGGAGTTGCCTGGGCAGTCAGTGCTCTGTTGGCAAGTCCTTTGGCCATCTTCCGTGAGTACTCGCTGATTGAGATCATTCCTGACTTCAAGATTGTAGTCTGCTCTGAGAAGTGGCCAGGGGAGGGGCAGCTCAACTATGGCACCATCTACAGTGTCTCCATGCTCCTGATCCAGTATGTGCTGCCTCTGGTGGTCATCTCCTATGCCTATGCCCGTATTTGGACCAAGCTCAAGAACCACGTTAGTCCTGGGGCAGGCAATGACCACTACCACCACCGGCGGCGGAAAACCACCAAGatgcttgtgtgtgtggttgtGGTGTTTGCTGTCAGCTGGCTGCCATTTCACACCTTCCAGCTAGTCAGTGACATTGACAGTCAGGTGTTAGACCTGAAAGAGTACAAACTGATCTACACAGTGTTTCACGTCATTGCCATGTGCTCAACATTTGCCAACCCCCTTCTCTATGGCTGGATGAATAACAACTACAGGACAGCCTTCCTCACGGCCTTCCAGTGCGAACAGCGGCTGGACTCCATCCACCCTGAAGTATCAACAGCTTTCAAAGCCAGGAAGAAACTAGAAGCAAAGAGGATTCAATTCCCTGGAGACTCTTTCACACAACCTACCAATGTCTAA